One window from the genome of Clupea harengus chromosome 19, Ch_v2.0.2, whole genome shotgun sequence encodes:
- the LOC105907725 gene encoding major histocompatibility complex class I-related gene protein-like isoform X2, which produces MGFTTSLAVGVILSMCWDLKVESLEERHSLHYVYTALSKAVSAPGIFEFTAMGLLDDKKIDYYNSRDKVKIPQQDWMREKLDANYWNQGTQSRKSKEQWFKVNVNILMERMRHNNSDIHVLMWRHGCEVITMSDGSLKFERGVDEYSYDGMDFLSFDEDSTQWVAPVNAAVATKQKWDGVPTLNQYTKGYLETECVRWLKDFRSYRDEKEKQTDPSKIYLFAKDGQSSDTMKLTCMATGLYSKNTEISILKSGWSVKKGCKEPKDILPNDDGTYQIRLSVDAKKSEIDDYGCEVNQGDQKTRLVAQWAKDGILSAAAPSSIGLCVPVVLVMLVVVVLVVPVIVGVICVKKGIIEYKGGLKFNRPGSEIDIPGNATSANDSAGKNERGSTLPGSTQTSVEIKPLLEVKKDGDSDSGRSSGSPEGNSPDVSPSSSNEEVNNVAKGMPSDKPV; this is translated from the exons ATGGGTTTCACGACATCACTGGCAGTCGGTGTTATTCTGTCGATGTGTTGGG ATTTGAAAGTTGAAAGTTTGGAAGAGCGGCATTCTCTGCACTATGTGTACACGGCCCTGTCAAAGGCAGTCTCTGCACCTGGAATCTTCGAATTTACTGCTATGGGCCTACTGGACGACAAAAAGATTGATTACTATAACAGCAGAGACAAGGTCAAGATTCCTCAACAGGACTGGATGAGAGAAAAGCTTGACGCGAATTACTGGAACCAAGGCACCCAGTCACGCAAAAGCAAAGAGCAGTGGTTCAAAGTCAATGTAAACATTCTGATGGAACGCATGAGACACAACAACTCAG ATATTCATGTCCTTATGTGGAGACATGGCTGTGAAGTTATCACCATGTCAGACGGGTCTCTCAAGTTTGAGAGGGGTGTGGACGAATACAGCTATGATGGCATGGATTTCCTTTCCTTTGATGAGGATTCAACACAGTGGGTGGCCCCTGTTAATGCAGCTGTAGCCACAAAACAAAAGTGGGATGGGGTGCCAACCCTAAACCAGTACACCAAGGGCTACctggagacagagtgtgtgcgtTGGCTGAAGGATTTCAGAAGTTACAGGGACGAGAAGGAAAAGCAGACAG ATCCATCAAAGATTTATTTGTTTGCTAAAGATGGCCAATCCTCAGATACAATGAAGTTGACCTGTATGGCCACAGGCCTCTACTCAAAAAACACTGAGATCAGCATCCTGAAGAGTGGCTGGTCTGTAAAGAAAGGTTGTAAGGAACCTAAGGACATCTTGCCCAATGATGATGGAACCTACCAGATCAGACTGAGTGTGGACGCAAAGAAATCAGAGATAGATGATTATGGATGTGAGGTGAATCAAGGGGACCAGAAAACCAGACTTGTAGCCCAATGGGCCAAAG ATGGAATATTGTCTGCTGCAGCTCCCTCCTCCATTGGACTGTGTGTGCCAGTTGTGCTGGtgatgctggtggtggtggtgctggtggtgccGGTGATCGTGGGGGTCATTTGTGTGAAAAAAGGCATTATTG aGTATAAGGGAGGTCTCAAATTCAATCGCCCAGGTTCCG AAATCGACATACCTGGAAATGCAACCTCTGCAAATGACTCAGCTGGAAAGAATGAACGTGGCTCAACACTGCCAGGATCAACACAGACTAGTGTGGAAATCAAGCCTCTACTGGAGG TGAAGAAAGATGGAGATTCTGACTCTG GACGTAGTTCTGGATCACCTGAAGGAAACAGTCCAGATGTCTCACCCAGCAGCAGTAATGAAGAAGTGAATAATGTTGCTAAAG GGATGCCCAGTGACAAACCTGTCTGA
- the rnf5 gene encoding E3 ubiquitin-protein ligase RNF5 isoform X1 — MATADPGPSNDSGPASRGFPSGEKSNERDGPSGSGGEGERERDRATFECNICLDTARDAVISLCGHLFCWPCLHQWLETRPSRQQCPVCKAGISRDKVIPLYGRGSSSQEDPRLKTPPRPQGQRPEPESRGPFQGFGDTGFHMSFGIGAFPFGFFTTVFNTNDPFHRADYMGDHQGNGNPNNGNNWQDSLFLFLAIFFFFWMLSV, encoded by the exons ATGGCGACCGCCGATCCTGGACCCTCGAATGACAGCGGGCCAGCTAGTAGAGGATTCCCGTCTGGGGAAAAAAGCAACGAGCGAGATGGCCCAAGCGGGAGCGGTGGAGAAGGAGAACGCGAGCGAGACCGGGCCACGTTCGAATGTAACATTTGTTTGGATACGGCCAGAGATGCGGTCATCAGTTTATGTGGCCATCTATTCTG ctgGCCTTGTCTGCATCAG TGGCTAGAGACGAGGCCCAGCAGACAGCAGTGTCCTGTGTGTAAGGCTGGCATCAGCAGAGACAAGGTTATCCCCCTCTATGGCCGTGGAAGCAGCAGCCAGGAGGACCCCAG GTTGAAAACCCCCCCTCGACCTCAAGGACAGAGACCCGAGCCAGAGAGTAGAGGG CCTTTCCAGGGGTTCGGAGACACAGGTTTCCACATGTCCTTCGGCATAGGGGCATTTCCATTCGGCTTTTTCACCACAGTCTTCAACACCAATGACCCTTTCCACAGAGCAG ATTATATGGGTGATCACCAAGGCAACGGGAACCCTAACAATGGGAACAACTGGCAAGACTCCCTGTTCTTATTTCTGGccatctttttcttcttttggatgctgagtgtgtaa
- the rnf5 gene encoding E3 ubiquitin-protein ligase RNF185 isoform X2 — MATADPGPSNDSGPASRGFPSGEKSNERDGPSGSGGEGERERDRATFECNICLDTARDAVISLCGHLFCWPCLHQWLETRPSRQQCPVCKAGISRDKVIPLYGRGSSSQEDPRLKTPPRPQGQRPEPESRGIIWVITKATGTLTMGTTGKTPCSYFWPSFSSFGC; from the exons ATGGCGACCGCCGATCCTGGACCCTCGAATGACAGCGGGCCAGCTAGTAGAGGATTCCCGTCTGGGGAAAAAAGCAACGAGCGAGATGGCCCAAGCGGGAGCGGTGGAGAAGGAGAACGCGAGCGAGACCGGGCCACGTTCGAATGTAACATTTGTTTGGATACGGCCAGAGATGCGGTCATCAGTTTATGTGGCCATCTATTCTG ctgGCCTTGTCTGCATCAG TGGCTAGAGACGAGGCCCAGCAGACAGCAGTGTCCTGTGTGTAAGGCTGGCATCAGCAGAGACAAGGTTATCCCCCTCTATGGCCGTGGAAGCAGCAGCCAGGAGGACCCCAG GTTGAAAACCCCCCCTCGACCTCAAGGACAGAGACCCGAGCCAGAGAGTAGAGGG ATTATATGGGTGATCACCAAGGCAACGGGAACCCTAACAATGGGAACAACTGGCAAGACTCCCTGTTCTTATTTCTGGccatctttttcttcttttggatgctga
- the LOC105907725 gene encoding major histocompatibility complex class I-related gene protein-like isoform X1 encodes MGFTTSLAVGVILSMCWDLKVESLEERHSLHYVYTALSKAVSAPGIFEFTAMGLLDDKKIDYYNSRDKVKIPQQDWMREKLDANYWNQGTQSRKSKEQWFKVNVNILMERMRHNNSDIHVLMWRHGCEVITMSDGSLKFERGVDEYSYDGMDFLSFDEDSTQWVAPVNAAVATKQKWDGVPTLNQYTKGYLETECVRWLKDFRSYRDEKEKQTGYPSKIYLFAKDGQSSDTMKLTCMATGLYSKNTEISILKSGWSVKKGCKEPKDILPNDDGTYQIRLSVDAKKSEIDDYGCEVNQGDQKTRLVAQWAKDGILSAAAPSSIGLCVPVVLVMLVVVVLVVPVIVGVICVKKGIIEYKGGLKFNRPGSEIDIPGNATSANDSAGKNERGSTLPGSTQTSVEIKPLLEVKKDGDSDSGRSSGSPEGNSPDVSPSSSNEEVNNVAKGMPSDKPV; translated from the exons ATGGGTTTCACGACATCACTGGCAGTCGGTGTTATTCTGTCGATGTGTTGGG ATTTGAAAGTTGAAAGTTTGGAAGAGCGGCATTCTCTGCACTATGTGTACACGGCCCTGTCAAAGGCAGTCTCTGCACCTGGAATCTTCGAATTTACTGCTATGGGCCTACTGGACGACAAAAAGATTGATTACTATAACAGCAGAGACAAGGTCAAGATTCCTCAACAGGACTGGATGAGAGAAAAGCTTGACGCGAATTACTGGAACCAAGGCACCCAGTCACGCAAAAGCAAAGAGCAGTGGTTCAAAGTCAATGTAAACATTCTGATGGAACGCATGAGACACAACAACTCAG ATATTCATGTCCTTATGTGGAGACATGGCTGTGAAGTTATCACCATGTCAGACGGGTCTCTCAAGTTTGAGAGGGGTGTGGACGAATACAGCTATGATGGCATGGATTTCCTTTCCTTTGATGAGGATTCAACACAGTGGGTGGCCCCTGTTAATGCAGCTGTAGCCACAAAACAAAAGTGGGATGGGGTGCCAACCCTAAACCAGTACACCAAGGGCTACctggagacagagtgtgtgcgtTGGCTGAAGGATTTCAGAAGTTACAGGGACGAGAAGGAAAAGCAGACAGGTT ATCCATCAAAGATTTATTTGTTTGCTAAAGATGGCCAATCCTCAGATACAATGAAGTTGACCTGTATGGCCACAGGCCTCTACTCAAAAAACACTGAGATCAGCATCCTGAAGAGTGGCTGGTCTGTAAAGAAAGGTTGTAAGGAACCTAAGGACATCTTGCCCAATGATGATGGAACCTACCAGATCAGACTGAGTGTGGACGCAAAGAAATCAGAGATAGATGATTATGGATGTGAGGTGAATCAAGGGGACCAGAAAACCAGACTTGTAGCCCAATGGGCCAAAG ATGGAATATTGTCTGCTGCAGCTCCCTCCTCCATTGGACTGTGTGTGCCAGTTGTGCTGGtgatgctggtggtggtggtgctggtggtgccGGTGATCGTGGGGGTCATTTGTGTGAAAAAAGGCATTATTG aGTATAAGGGAGGTCTCAAATTCAATCGCCCAGGTTCCG AAATCGACATACCTGGAAATGCAACCTCTGCAAATGACTCAGCTGGAAAGAATGAACGTGGCTCAACACTGCCAGGATCAACACAGACTAGTGTGGAAATCAAGCCTCTACTGGAGG TGAAGAAAGATGGAGATTCTGACTCTG GACGTAGTTCTGGATCACCTGAAGGAAACAGTCCAGATGTCTCACCCAGCAGCAGTAATGAAGAAGTGAATAATGTTGCTAAAG GGATGCCCAGTGACAAACCTGTCTGA